Proteins encoded within one genomic window of Babesia bigemina genome assembly Bbig001, chromosome : IV:
- a CDS encoding aldo-keto reductase, putative produces the protein MCRAPSLHRFGLRGDTIEWGNPDTGDGVIRKLYSDAKDAVLTDTPQELPSSVLSELWEKYKHRFPSIPTDFDFYERISRAKITRINVHGCEIEVRQCGLGLPWFIDEANRIKLMGCFEPGSIEAASMLDNSIHHRIPFLEDSTRWLALPGALASYLPNVRVVEHRSDIDGYEYVTVLHDSERNYTWTYEKSTRQRASSFDGKGALELYELTASGIRPIRAECVSKYKPFVPVDFFNVPQNVTHFFPRKPLDTGVFRLPKLDDVLNIKMRNMDRDHALESSKSKAPFGYLQTYQNFWKTVSTREHQSGAIVRYRRLGKGDLVVSDICLGTMTFGNTVDEACAARLLDFAFDEFGVNFIDTSELYPLPASEDSHGVDFATWTFREIEDGAGYEDRKSQPTFIVATPQSRIFSACELSKSHIIRAVDGCLSRLKTDYIDLLQLHWPDRYVPMHESGDFSDVLFDAERAESSDSVPMEEQVDAIRTLISQGKIRHWGLSNETPWGVLRFTQLAKEAGIEGPVSVQLNYNLLCRNDVEKGFVELCRPHNTGIGILAYGPLAGGVLTGKYLEYVDTTTSGRLLRYPSYMKRYRGSLAARAVKEYYDIAMSYKYPNLCALAMRWVLTRPFICSTIIGVNDMYQLRENLHCLNPCLGVTDLMEREINQLHWKWRDPLRICQ, from the exons ATGTGCCGTGCTCCATCATT GCATCGCTTCGGCCTTCGTGGTGATACTATTGAGTGGGGAAATCCTGACACGGGCGACGGAGTAATAAGAAAATTGTATTCCGACGCTAAAGATGCCGTTTTGACGGATACCCCCCAGGAGTTACCATCTTCAGTGTTGAGTGAGCTTTGGGAGAAGTATAAACATCGTTTTCCATCCATCCCAACCGATTTCGACTTCTATGAGCGCATATCTCGTGCGAAGATAACGCGGATTAATGTGCACGGTTGCGAGATTGAGGTTCGTCAATGCGGCTTAGGTCTACCATGGTTCATTGATGAAGCCAATCGTATTAAGTTAATGGGTTGTTTCGAACCAGGTTCCATAGAAGCAGCTTCTATGCTAGACAATTCAATTCATCATCGCATTCCATTTTTGGAAGACAGCACCAGATGGTTGGCATTGCCAGGCGCACTGGCGTCGTATCTGCCGAATGTGCGAGTAGTTGAGCACCGCAGCGACATAGATGGGTACGAGTACGTCACTGTGTTGCACGACTCTGAGCGCAATTACACGTGGACGTATGAGAAATCTACGCGCCAGCGAGCGTCATCTTTTGATGGGAAGGGCGCTTTGGAGTTATACGAATTAACTGCTTCTGGCATAAGGCCAATCCGCGCCGAATGTGTTTCTAAGTACAAACCTTTCGTGCCGGTTGATTTCTTTAATGTTCCACAGAATGTGACCCATTTCTTTCCACGTAAACCGTTAGACACGGGCGTTTTCCGGTTGCCCAAGCTGGATGATGTGTTGAATATAAAAATGCGTAACATGGACCGTGACCACGCCCTGGAATCGTCGAAATCGAAAGCCCCCTTCGGTTACTTGCAAACCTACCAAAACTTTTGGAAGACGGTTTCAACACGTGAGCATCAGTCTGGCGCCATTGTACGTTATCGCCGACTTGGCAAAGGCGATTTGGTGGTTTCTGATATTTGCTTGGGCACAATGACGTTTGGCAACACTGTAGATGAGGCGTGTGCTGCACGTCTGCTGGACTTTGCGTTTGACGAATTTGGAGTAAATTTCATC GACACCTCCGAACTATATCCTTTGCCTGCGTCTGAGGATAGTCACGGG GTGGATTTCGCGACGTGGACCTTTAGAGAGATCGAAGATGGTGCTGGCTACGAAGATCGCAAGTCGCAGCCCACATTTATCGTGGCTACGCCCCAG TCACGCATTTTTAGCGCCTGTGAACTGTCTAAATCACACATAATAAGGGCGGTTGATGGCTGTTTGTCGCGTCTGAAGACCGATTAtatcgacctgctccagctGCATTGGCCGGACCGCTACGTGCCAATGCATGAGAGCGGCGATTTCAGCGACGTGTTATTCGATGCTGAG CGTGCGGAGAGCAGTGATTCGGTGCCGATGGAGGAGCAAGTGGACGCAATTCGAACGCTTATTTCTCAGGGAAAG ATTCGCCACTGGGGCCTGTCGAACGAGACCCCTTGGGGGGTGTTGCGATTCACCCAGCTGGCCAAAGAGGCAGGTATTGAGGGTCCCGTTTCAGTGCAGTTGAACTACAACCTGCTTTGCCGAAACGATGTTGAGAAGGGCTTTGTGGAGCTATGCCGCCCGCACAACACAG GCATTGGCATTCTGGCGTACGGCCCTCTGGCTGGCGGCGTGCTGACCGGTAAATATTTGGAATACGTGGACACCACCACATCCGGTCGTTTGTTGCGTTACCCGTCATACATGAAACGTTATCG CGGCTCGCTGGCTGCACGTGCTGTGAAGGAGTATTACGACATAGCGATGTCCTACAAGTACCCTAATTTGTGCGCCCTTGCTATGCGTTGGGTGTTAACACGTCCGTTCATTTGCAGCACG ATTATTGGGGTGAACGACATGTACCAGTTACGCGAGAATCTGCACTGCTTGAACCCGTGCCTCGGCGTGACCGATCTCATGGAGCGCGAGATTAATCAGTTGCACTGGAAATGGCGCGACCCGCTCCGCATATGCCAATAA